From Natrinema salaciae, the proteins below share one genomic window:
- a CDS encoding FtsZ/tubulin family protein, whose product MAQTDTFTRWSVIASGEGGGRIASQFFDRTENPGIDDRILVMNTNRADLRNTIDRLKSKLGATEDEDVIESHALEFGSQQGAGNFFPNGAACAREDLDRIVNRITEFGTTDAFMHVATLGGGTGNGSIPYVVDQFRDGLRDLNDDNAAEEWMDSVIHAAFGVWPYYYEQPQRHFNAVCGLSRLLRTDDDEQNADMVLLASNSHLDDEDGAGDQYDSINDAIITAIDLMIGAGRETRSVIDIKDYVTIPSQMDAYHFTPAVATDLNGSVYELEYMLDQAASGTFVPMDIETTTAAYAIVRAPERMIDDGEITEPDVYQAFREWTGKHDINVAGQASLTPKRGRGSDVDVLLLLGGFDLNPLLDHSWDDFEMLGETLAGKSRGGGADLTSAQLDRIVDNLESYVERNAE is encoded by the coding sequence ATGGCACAAACGGACACGTTTACGAGATGGAGCGTCATCGCCTCGGGAGAGGGTGGCGGACGGATCGCATCACAGTTTTTCGACCGGACGGAGAACCCGGGGATCGACGACCGAATCCTGGTAATGAACACGAATCGGGCGGACCTCCGAAACACGATCGACCGGCTCAAATCGAAGCTTGGGGCGACCGAAGACGAGGACGTGATCGAATCCCACGCCCTCGAGTTCGGTTCCCAGCAGGGGGCGGGGAACTTCTTCCCGAACGGGGCGGCGTGCGCTCGGGAGGACCTCGATCGGATCGTCAACCGGATCACGGAGTTTGGCACGACTGACGCGTTCATGCACGTCGCGACGCTGGGCGGCGGGACCGGCAACGGGTCCATTCCCTACGTCGTCGACCAGTTCAGGGACGGGCTCCGCGACCTGAACGACGACAACGCCGCCGAGGAGTGGATGGACAGCGTCATCCACGCCGCCTTCGGCGTCTGGCCGTACTATTACGAGCAGCCCCAGCGCCACTTCAACGCGGTCTGTGGACTCTCGCGACTCCTCCGGACGGACGACGACGAGCAAAACGCCGACATGGTACTGCTCGCGTCGAACTCTCACCTCGACGACGAGGACGGAGCCGGGGACCAGTACGACTCGATCAACGACGCGATCATCACCGCGATCGACCTGATGATCGGTGCCGGCCGCGAGACCCGGAGCGTCATCGACATCAAAGACTACGTGACGATCCCGTCCCAGATGGACGCCTACCACTTCACGCCCGCCGTCGCGACGGACCTCAACGGCTCCGTCTACGAACTCGAGTACATGCTCGATCAGGCGGCCAGCGGGACGTTCGTCCCGATGGACATCGAGACGACGACGGCCGCCTACGCGATCGTCCGTGCGCCGGAACGGATGATCGACGACGGCGAGATCACCGAACCGGACGTGTATCAGGCGTTCCGCGAGTGGACCGGCAAACACGACATCAACGTGGCCGGGCAGGCGAGTCTCACGCCCAAACGTGGCCGCGGGAGCGACGTCGACGTCCTGCTGTTGCTCGGTGGCTTCGACCTGAACCCCCTGCTCGATCACTCGTGGGACGACTTCGAGATGCTCGGCGAGACGCTCGCCGGCAAGTCCCGCGGCGGCGGGGCCGACCTCACGAGCGCCCAGCTCGACCGCATCGTCGACAACCTCGAGTCGTACGTCGAACGGAACGCGGAGTGA